One Centropristis striata isolate RG_2023a ecotype Rhode Island chromosome 22, C.striata_1.0, whole genome shotgun sequence genomic window carries:
- the LOC131960295 gene encoding C1q-related factor-like, protein MRAVVVGLLLLGLCGSGAQGEVQETETRDAGEETTKQTTPDIWAEVRALRDMVVELKVELRNVEATVKDSESQVDELKVELIVTKMQVEQLHRETSDLQTRLSSSETELLLSKSRIEQLERENTEKPKVAFYTALTDAGNVGPFNTDITLKYSKVFTNIGDAYSPHSGFFTAPVRGVYYFQFTVCGNQAGAMGVQVYKNSQRIMYNGEWKEEGGAEYFTNSVVLELMAGDEIHLVLPSGYSLYDDSINRSTFSGALLFTL, encoded by the exons ATGagggctgttgttgttggtttgctgctgctcGGTCTGTGTGGGTCAGGAGCTCAGGGGGAGGTTCAGGAGACGGAGACAAGAGATGCAGGTGAGGAGACCACAAAGCAAACCACACCTGACATCTGGGCGGAGGTGAGGGCTCTGAGGgacatggtggtggagctcaAGGTGGAGCTGAGGAACGTGGAGGCCACGGTGAAGGACAGCGAGAGCCAGGTGGATGAACTGAAAGTTGAGCTGATCGTCACCAAGATGCAGGTGGAGCAGCTGCACAGAGAGACTTCAG acttgcagaccagactgagcagcagtgagactgAACTTCTCCTCAGCAAGTCCAGGATcgagcagctggagagagaaaatacag AGAAACCGAAGGTGGCCTTTTACACAGCTCTGACTGATGCAGGAAATGTTGGACCATTCAACACAGACATcacactgaaatacagcaaagtcttcACCAACATTGGTGATGCTTACAGTCCTCATTCAG GTTTCTTCACAGCACCAGTCAGAGGGGTCTACTACTTCCAGTTCACTGTGTGTGGGAACCAAGCAGGTGCCATGGGTGTACAAGTGTACAAGAACAGCCAGAGGATCATGTATAATGGGGAGTGGAAGGAAGAGGGAGGTGCGGAATATTTCactaactctgttgtcttggagctgatggcaggagatgAAATCCACCTGGTTCTCCCATCAGGTTATTCTCTCTATGATGACAGCATCAACCGCAGCACCTTCAGTGGCGCCCTActcttcacactgtga
- the LOC131960386 gene encoding heavy metal-binding protein HIP-like, producing MRAVVVGLLLLGLGGSGAQGEVQETETRDAGEETTKQTTPDIWAEVRALRDMVVELKVELRNVEATVKDSESQVDELKTELIVIKMQVEQLQRETSDLQSRLSSSETELLLSKSRIEQLERENAEKPKVAFYTALTDARDVGPFNTDITLKCSKVFTNIGDAYSPHSGFFTAPVRGVYYLQFTVCGHKAGLMGVYVYKNSQRIMHNGEWKEEAGLEFFTNSVVLELMAGDEIYLVLPSGYSVFDNSDNRSTFSGALLFTL from the exons ATGagggctgttgttgttggtttgctgctgctcGGTCTGGGTGGGTCAGGAGCTCAGGGGGAGGTTCAGGAGACGGAGACAAGAGATGCAGGTGAGGAGACCACAAAGCAAACCACACCTGACATCTGGGCGGAGGTGAGGGCTCTGAGGgacatggtggtggagctcaAGGTGGAGCTGAGGAACGTGGAGGCCACGGTAAAGGACAGCGAGAGCCAGGTGGATGAACTGAAAACTGAGCTGATCGTCATCAAGATGCAGGtggagcagctgcagagagagacttCAG ACTTGCAgtccagactgagcagcagtgagactgAACTTCTCCTCAGCAAGTCCAGGATcgagcagctggagagagaaaatgcag agaaACCGAAGGTGGCCTTTTACACAGCTCTGACTGATGCAAGAGACGTTGGACCATTTAACACAGACATCACACTGAAATGCAGCAAAGTCTTCACCAACATTGGTGATGCTTACAGTCCTCATTCAG GTTTCTTCACAGCACCAGTCAGAGGGGTCTACTACCTCCAGTTCACTGTGTGTGGTCACAAAGCAGGTCTCATGGGTGTCTATGTGTACAAGAACAGCCAGAGGATCATGCATAATGGGGAGTGGAAGGAAGAGGCAGGTTTGGAATTTTTCactaactctgttgtcttggagctgatggcGGGGGATGAAATCTACCTGGTTCTCCCATCAGGTTATTCTGTCTTTGACAACAGCGATAACCGCAGCACCTTCAGTGGCGCCCTActcttcacactgtga
- the LOC131960415 gene encoding heavy metal-binding protein HIP-like — MRAVVVGLLLLGLCGSGAQGEVQETETRDAGEETTKQTTPDIWAEVRALRDMVVELKVELRNVEATVKDSESQVDELKTELIVTKMQVEQLQRETSDLQTRLSSSETELLLSKSRIEELERENAEKPKVAFYTALTDARDVGPFNTDITLKYSKVFTNIGDAYSPHSGFFTAPVRGVYYLQFTLCGNQAGSMGVNVYKNSQRIMHNGEWKEEGGVEHFTNSVVLELMAGDEIHLVLPSGYSVFDNSDNYSTFSGALLFTL, encoded by the exons ATGagggctgttgttgttggtttgctgctgctcGGTCTGTGTGGGTCAGGAGCTCAGGGGGAGGTTCAGGAGACGGAGACAAGAGATGCAGGTGAGGAGACCACAAAGCAAACCACACCTGACATCTGGGCGGAGGTGAGGGCTCTGAGGgacatggtggtggagctcaAGGTGGAGCTGAGGAACGTGGAGGCCACGGTAAAGGACAGCGAGAGCCAGGTGGATGAACTGAAAACTGAGCTGATCGTCACCAAGATGCAGGtggagcagctgcagagagagacttCAG acctgcagaccagactgagcagcagtgagactgAACTTCTCCTCAGCAAGTCCAGGATCgaggagctggagagagaaaatgcag AGAAACCGAAGGTGGCCTTTTACACAGCTCTGACTGATGCAAGAGACGTTGGACCATTCAACACAGACATcacactgaaatacagcaaagtcttcACCAACATTGGTGATGCATACAGTCCTCATTCAG GTTTCTTCACAGCACCAGTCAGAGGGGTCTACTACCTCCAGTTCACTTTGTGTGGGAACCAAGCAGGTTCCATGGGTGTAAATGTGTACAAGAACAGCCAGAGGATCATGCATAATGGGGAGTGGAAGGAAGAGGGAGGTGTAGAACATTTCactaactctgttgtcttggagctgatggcaggagatgAAATCCATCTGGTTCTCCCATCAGGTTATTCTGTCTTTGACAACAGCGATAACTACAGCACCTTCAGTGGCGCCCTActcttcacactgtga
- the LOC131960348 gene encoding heavy metal-binding protein HIP-like, whose translation MRAVVVGLLLLGLCGSGAQGEVQETETRDAGEETTKQTTPDIWAEVRALRDMVVELKVELRNVEATVKDSESQVDELKAELIVTKMQVEQLQRETSDLQTRLSSSETELLLSKSRIEQLERENAEKPKVAFYTALTDARDVGPFNTDITLKYSKVFTNIGDAYSPHSGFFTAPVRGVYYLQFTLCGNQAGSMGVNVYKNSQRIMHNGEWKEEGGVEHFTNSVVLELMAGDEIHLVLPSGYSVFDNSNNYSTFSGALLFTL comes from the exons ATGagggctgttgttgttggtttgctgctgctcGGTCTGTGTGGGTCAGGAGCTCAGGGGGAGGTTCAGGAGACGGAGACAAGAGATGCAGGTGAGGAGACCACAAAGCAAACCACACCTGACATCTGGGCGGAGGTGAGGGCTCTGAGGgacatggtggtggagctcaAGGTGGAGCTGAGGAACGTGGAGGCCACGGTGAAGGACAGCGAGAGCCAGGTGGATGAACTGAAAGCTGAGCTGATCGTCACCAAGATGCAGGtggagcagctgcagagagagacttCAG acttgcagaccagactgagcagcagtgagactgAACTTCTCCTCAGCAAGTCCAGGATcgagcagctggagagagaaaatgcag AGAAACCGAAGGTGGCCTTTTACACAGCTCTGACTGATGCAAGAGACGTTGGACCATTCAACACAGACATcacactgaaatacagcaaagtcttcACCAACATTGGTGATGCATACAGTCCTCATTCAG GTTTCTTCACAGCACCAGTCAGAGGGGTCTACTACCTCCAGTTCACTTTGTGTGGGAACCAAGCTGGTTCCATGGGTGTAAATGTGTACAAGAACAGCCAGAGGATCATGCATAATGGGGAGTGGAAGGAAGAGGGAGGTGTAGAACATTTCactaactctgttgtcttggagctgatggcaggagatgAAATCCATCTGGTTCTCCCATCAGGTTATTCTGTCTTTGACAACAGCAATAACTACAGCACCTTCAGTGGCGCCCTActcttcacactgtga